The following coding sequences are from one Ornithodoros turicata isolate Travis chromosome 1, ASM3712646v1, whole genome shotgun sequence window:
- the LOC135377398 gene encoding dynactin subunit 1-like, with translation MEVGARVEVAGKDVKGTVAYVGTTAFSSGKWVGVILDEPKGRNNGTVQGRTYFTCDEGHGIFVRQLQLSLLEEEDPQPSSTSETLPTEIPAEKSPDRPESRASESQLHAQVQDLQEKLDTLARKRQEDRALLKDYERTKLQLQQLLEFKTKISESQQELQRQLVHARREAQEAAEERDRHANELAELSETMEMATVEKEMAEEKLDQLQQELEHWKEKYEMLELDHGILTTELSDPSSVSSTGGFRVQQLEQQNSKLKDGLVQMRDMVASMRHEQQQKSKELDRLSSEHAEVTRARTHLEERLQHSEHTVADLQEQLDMALGAEEMVEYLTEKNLALEEKVRELREAVDDLEKLQDVNDQLQEQARETELELREEVEMARAQVVESHRRLEALAEALANTEQMVGRYRELTAQLRNQASELEHQQQQLLSREEEEASLTATSSVAATADLRAQALAVDLELRRLDAAQATRHVDYLCSFLPEAFLARDHEAILMLLLVSRLSAKCEIVAAQVRHKFPAPPGELAAEAVLGRPETERHAYGNHVLFLLYELQGLLRQYECALNTCSVELFTKTATLYPEMVAQEKLVDLYLQLLRRDELDEHVPLENLEKVLSYFHSLYAVHLSSERVDGAHLLGDNLRSLSAAADAAVCSLGAIRVLLPTTGDAMAWLDESLALAKGAQQTLRRARRRLPASACLEVGSELREELREVCRGLGRAAAVALALHRSAVAHATQSPPLSADKLKELSHEATDRVYGKDDDGPERLREAIAQSQQVAQRIAALLQSGELERQKEPMPEPPVNACAQAARQQARDVDALRAKLESRDADIVALRKALKIKSEEYSEMHVRKDMAEKKLELSARDTDDRVDKLQRQLDETKILLRRKEKEFEETLDHLQADIDALEAERGELKDKLKLVSKKTLYKGLAEAAGGVPAPSWPHLQDLRVALAHTQRERARLMLRRAEALTSGARPLSAPSSSGPLHDALRRLARAQSGTVQLCANARVVDLAKDARGRTLVDQRVKALEAARVLSDTRLEVASEAPGAHVAAHWRGFPSPALGRALRNEGDQFVGRLCSAGASQTSAAPLLLDGAALRRLHTQLVA, from the exons ATGGAGGTTGGTGCCCGTGTAGAAGTGGCTGGGAAAGACGTGAAGGGCACGGTGGCCTACGTTGGAACCACAGCCTTTTCCTCCGGTAAATGGGTAGGCGTCATCCTGGATGAACCCAAGGGCAGAAACAATGGCACCGTACAGGGACGCACCTACTTTACATGTGACGAAGGCCATGGCATCTTTGTCCGGCAGCTTCAACTGAGCCTTCTCGAAGAGGAGGACCCCCAACCAAGTTCTA CATCCGAAACACTACCCACAGAGATACCTGCTGAGAAATCACCTGATCGACCCGAGAGCCGAGCTTCAGAAAGCCAACTCCACGCTCAAGTGCAGGACTTGCAAGAGAAGCTGGACACATTAGCACGCAAAAGGCAGGAAGATCGGGCGCTTCTAAAAGACTACGAACGTACCAAGCTACAACTGCAGCAGCTGCTCGAATTCAAGACGAAGATCAGCGAGTCCCAGCAAGAACTCCAGCGCCAACTGGTTCATGCCAGACGCGAGGCCCAGGAAGCGGCCGAGGAACGCGACCGCCATGCCAACGAGCTGGCCGAGCTGTCGGAAACCATGGAGATGGCGACAGTCGAGAAGGAAATGGCGGAGGAGAAGCTGGACCAGCTGCAGCAAGAGCTGGAACATTGGAAGGAGAAATATGAAATGCTGGAATTGGACCACGGCATCCTGACCACCGAACTCTCAGACCCGTCCTCAGTGAGCTCCACCGGAGGCTTTCGTGTCCAGCAACTCGAGCAGCAGAACTCAAAACTGAAGGACGGTTTGGTGCAGATGCGTGATATGGTCGCTTCGATGCGTCACGAACAGCAGCAGAAGAGCAAGGAGTTGGACCGGCTGAGCTCCGAGCACGCGGAAGTGACACGGGCACGGACGCATCTCGAAGAGCGCCTGCAGCACTCCGAGCACACGGTGGCCGACTTACAAGAGCAGCTGGACATGGCGCTCGGTGCTGAAGAGATGGTGGAGTACCTGACGGAGAAGAACCTGGCGCTGGAAGAGAAAGTTCGCGAACTAAGAGAGGCGGTGGACGACCTGGAGAAACTGCAGGACGTGAACGATCAGCTGCAGGAGCAGGCACGCGAGACCGAGCTGGAGCTGCGGGAAGAAGTCGAGATGGCTCGGGCTCAAGTCGTGGAGTCGCACCGTCGTTTAGAGGCCCTCGCCGAAGCACTTGCCAATACGGAACAGATGGTCGGACGCTACAGAGAGTTGACGGCTCAGCTGCGGAACCAGGCTTCTGAGCTCGaacatcagcagcagcagctccTGTCTCGGGAGGAGGAAGAGGCGTCACTTACGGCTACGTCGTCCGTGGCAGCTACGGCGGACCTTCGTGCACAGGCCTTAGCGGTTGACTTGGAGCTGCGGCGTCTTGATGCAGCACAAGCAACGCGACACGTCGATTACCTCTGTTCTTTCCTTCCTGAGGCTTTCCTGGCTCGCGATCACGAGGCCATACTGATGCTGTTGCTTGTGTCCCGTCTGTCTGCCAAGTGTGAGATTGTTGCAGCTCAGGTtcgccacaag TTTCCAGCTCCCCCGGGCGAACTGGCAGCCGAAGCTGTGCTGGGGAGGCCCGAGACGGAGCGGCACGCTTACGGAAATCACGTCCTGTTCCTGCTGTACGAACTCCAGGGACTGTTGCGACAGTACGAGTGTGCCCTGAACACCTGCAGCGTAGAGTTATTTACAAAAACGGCTACCTTGTACCCCGAAATGGTGGCTCAGGAGAAGCTGGTGGATTTGTACCTGCAGTTATTGCGCCGGGACGAACTCGACGAACACGTTCCCCTCGAGAACCTGGAGAAAGTGCTGTCGTACTTCCACAGTCTCTACGCTGTTCATCTATCGAGTGAACGTGTGGATGGGGCGCACCTCTTGGGTGATAACCTCCGGTCCCTCTCTGCAGCTGCAGACGCCGCAGTCTGCAGTCTCGGCGCAATACGCGTGCTCCTCCCGACCACTGGTGACGCCATGGCGTGGCTCGACGAGTCGCTAGCCCTCGCCAAAGGAGCTCAGCAGACGTTACGTCGCGCACGCAGACGACTCCCAGCCAGTGCTTGTTTGGAAGTGGGCTCAGAGCTGCGCGAAGAGCTCAGAGAAGTCTGTCGTGGTCTGGGGCGTGCAGCTGCAGTTGCGCTGGCACTGCATCGGTCAGCTGTGGCCCACGCGACGCAGTCACCCCCACTGTCTGCGGACAAACTGAAAGAGCTGTCGCACGAAGCAACGGACCGCGTGTATGGGAAGGACGACGACGGACCCGAGCGACTCCGTGAGGCCATCGCTCAAAGCCAGCAAGTAGCGCAACGAATCGCCGCTCTGCTGCAATCGGGAGAGTTGGAACGACAGAAGGAGCCGATGCCAGAGCCACCGGTCAACGCTTGCGCTCAGGCGGCTCGACAGCAGGCCCGCGACGTCGATGCGCTCCGCGCGAAGCTCGAATCTCGTGATGCCGACATCGTTGCCCTTCGGAAGGCACTCAAAATTAAG agtgaagaaTACAGCGAAATGCACGTGCGCAAAGACATGGCGGAGAAGAAACTGGAGCTGTCTGCACGTGACACCGACGACCGTGTCGACAAGCTACAGCGACAGCTGGACGAGACGAAGATTCTACTTCGACGCAAAGAAAA GGAATTCGAGGAGACGCTAGACCATCTCCAAGCAGACATCGACGCACTAGAGGCTGAACGGGGCGAGCTCAAAGACAAGTTAAAGCTGGTCTCGAAGAAGACCCTCTACAAGGGACTCGCCGAAGCCGCAGGAGGAGTGCCTGCGCCGTCGTGGCCCCACCTGCAGGACCTGCGCGTTGCCCTGGCTCACACGCAACGCGAACGTGCACGACTGATGCTGCGCCGAGCCGAAGCCCTCACGAGCGGCGCGCGGCCCCTGAGCGCCCCGTCGAGCTCCGGCCCCCTTCACGACGCGCTCCGCCGCTTAGCACGGGCTCAGAGCGGTACTGTGCAGCTGTGTGCCAACGCACGAGTGGTGGACCTGGCCAAAGATGCTCGAGGCCGAACGCTCGTCGATCAGCGTGTCAAGGCTCTGGAAGCAGCACGAGTCTTGTCCGACACACGCCTGGAGGTCGCCTCCGAGGCACCGGGCGCCCACGTGGCAGCACACTGGCGTGGCTTCCCCAGTCCTGCTTTAGGACGAGCCTTGCGTAACGAAGGGGACCAATTTGTGGGGCGTTTGTGCAGTGCGGGAGCTTCTCAGACCTCAGCCGCCCCGTTGTTGCTCGACGGGGCAGCCCTGCGACGCTTGCATACTCAGCTCGTTGCGTGA